A part of Jiangella alba genomic DNA contains:
- a CDS encoding ABC transporter permease: MRLHRLAVSALGCLALVAAWEIGAYVVGGRSANPEIVWPHLSDVLGEALPALAGVDTTGGQQLTGVADPSLSGAARVLGEQALVTTLRVLGGTALGMVAGVALGFLLATAGWFRRTFSPVLQTLRQVPLFALTLLFVIWFGGTTTGIVVFVAFGTGLMMMVATQEAIASVPAVHVTYARTLGATRADVLRTVVAPAIVPQLAATTLVVVGLAWAMVMAAEFLGTQQGLGRLILFFQMFQLTDRMVVVAGVLTVLAVASQLVLTQVLARLTRWVPRENG, from the coding sequence GTGAGGCTGCACCGGCTCGCCGTCAGCGCGCTGGGCTGCCTCGCGCTGGTCGCCGCGTGGGAGATCGGCGCGTACGTGGTCGGCGGGCGCAGCGCCAACCCGGAGATCGTCTGGCCGCACCTGTCCGACGTGCTCGGCGAGGCGCTGCCGGCGCTGGCCGGCGTCGACACCACCGGCGGCCAGCAGCTGACCGGCGTCGCGGACCCCAGCTTGAGCGGCGCGGCCCGGGTGCTCGGTGAGCAAGCCCTGGTCACGACGCTGCGGGTGCTCGGCGGGACCGCGCTGGGCATGGTCGCCGGCGTCGCGCTCGGGTTCCTGCTCGCCACGGCGGGCTGGTTCCGGCGCACGTTCTCGCCGGTGCTGCAGACGCTGCGGCAGGTCCCGCTGTTCGCACTCACCCTGCTCTTCGTCATCTGGTTCGGCGGCACGACCACCGGGATCGTGGTCTTCGTCGCGTTCGGGACCGGGCTGATGATGATGGTCGCGACGCAGGAGGCCATCGCGTCCGTCCCCGCCGTCCACGTCACCTACGCACGCACCCTCGGCGCCACCCGCGCCGACGTGCTGCGCACCGTCGTGGCACCGGCCATCGTCCCGCAGCTGGCGGCGACCACCCTCGTCGTCGTCGGGCTGGCCTGGGCCATGGTCATGGCCGCCGAGTTCCTCGGCACCCAGCAAGGTCTCGGGCGGCTCATCCTCTTCTTCCAGATGTTCCAGCTGACCGACCGGATGGTCGTGGTCGCGGGCGTTCTGACCGTGCTCGCGGTCGCCTCCCAGCTGGTCCTGACGCAGGTTCTCGCCCGGCTCACCCGCTGGGTCCCGCGCGAGAACGGCTGA
- a CDS encoding ABC transporter permease, with translation MSIVVSVTRRAGGRLAGLAGALLLLALWAWLSTRTVPTRLPGPDAVLRVMAESLTSSPVIAAQGGGSGGFLPHIWATLWHTVVAVAAGALLGCALGWALATVQGVRWLLQPPLEILRLVPSLVAVPFFVLWFGIGPVPQFALIVGYTVLVMQVAAYTAVRDFPPHVRDYARTMGAGRWAVARTVLLPGALPGLLGSVRVTLQLAWGLAVVAELLGAQVGVGRVMSSAARLFRTDYVMAGLVWISVIAMVTDAVFRWAIRRTTAWSRD, from the coding sequence GTGTCCATCGTGGTGTCCGTGACGCGGCGGGCCGGCGGCCGGCTGGCCGGCCTGGCCGGTGCGCTGCTGCTGCTCGCGCTGTGGGCGTGGCTGAGCACGAGGACGGTGCCGACACGGCTGCCCGGGCCGGACGCCGTCCTGCGGGTGATGGCCGAGAGCCTGACGTCGTCGCCGGTCATCGCGGCGCAGGGCGGCGGCTCCGGCGGGTTCCTCCCGCACATCTGGGCGACGCTCTGGCACACCGTGGTCGCGGTGGCCGCCGGGGCGCTGCTGGGCTGCGCGCTGGGCTGGGCGCTGGCCACCGTGCAGGGCGTGCGGTGGCTGCTGCAGCCGCCGCTGGAGATCCTGCGGCTGGTGCCCAGCCTGGTCGCGGTGCCGTTCTTCGTGCTGTGGTTCGGCATCGGGCCGGTGCCGCAGTTCGCCCTGATCGTCGGCTACACGGTGCTGGTCATGCAGGTGGCGGCGTACACCGCGGTCCGCGACTTCCCGCCGCACGTCCGCGACTACGCCCGGACCATGGGCGCCGGCCGATGGGCCGTCGCGCGCACCGTCCTGCTGCCCGGCGCGCTGCCCGGCCTGCTGGGCTCAGTGCGGGTGACCCTGCAGCTGGCCTGGGGCCTGGCCGTCGTGGCGGAGCTGCTGGGCGCGCAGGTCGGCGTGGGCCGGGTGATGTCGTCGGCGGCGCGGCTGTTCCGCACCGACTACGTGATGGCCGGGCTGGTCTGGATCTCCGTGATCGCGATGGTCACCGACGCGGTGTTCCGCTGGGCGATCCGGCGCACGACCGCCTGGAGCAGGGACTGA
- a CDS encoding ABC transporter substrate-binding protein yields the protein MISRRTAAFVALAGLSFGALGACGDDSSGDGTTPALDESLTNVGVGAWDGVLGVDLTDADPAVPDVEVRLAQAPFWDHSTEQIGIELGYFTDAGITVTPQPSGTILGMDQIAPQLLAGQIDVGTMVPQIWTSSLDQGVTARVFTSRDIFMGHAFLAAPGTGARSAADFMDDGLDWDDAVVAALEQIVGQTVYVTDEASPRSFREVALEAAGLTTDDFESNVLDDTTMQQLAISGRADFVAPASGPNIVALIAEGWIPLVSTSDIVEHGNAEQLLTVVVNTGLAAEVSWLQANPETALRLASVGYRIIDLKKTDPEAAAGIQIPFINSIAGTSFTMADAETLDQRIDPFYSFEEQTEFFQDESSPFYWSKPIDATVESLRDAGLLTGEHEASDVSWADSTWLTLDSLREQSGELIDELTAAGGLTGQAAEQLARAEEFFAARNYLDAYRFANAAKLNA from the coding sequence ATGATCTCCAGGCGCACCGCGGCATTCGTCGCGCTCGCCGGGTTGTCGTTCGGCGCCTTGGGCGCGTGCGGCGACGACTCGTCCGGCGACGGCACCACCCCCGCTCTGGACGAGAGCCTGACCAACGTCGGCGTCGGCGCGTGGGACGGCGTCCTCGGCGTCGACCTCACCGACGCCGACCCTGCCGTCCCCGACGTCGAGGTCCGGCTCGCGCAGGCCCCGTTCTGGGACCACAGCACCGAGCAGATCGGCATCGAGCTGGGCTACTTCACCGACGCCGGCATCACCGTGACGCCGCAGCCGTCCGGGACGATCCTCGGGATGGACCAGATCGCGCCGCAGCTGCTGGCCGGGCAGATCGACGTCGGCACGATGGTCCCGCAGATCTGGACGTCCTCGCTGGACCAGGGCGTCACAGCGCGGGTGTTCACGTCGCGCGACATCTTCATGGGGCACGCGTTCCTGGCCGCGCCGGGCACCGGGGCGCGCTCGGCCGCCGACTTCATGGACGACGGCCTGGACTGGGACGACGCCGTCGTCGCCGCGCTGGAGCAGATCGTGGGCCAGACGGTGTACGTCACCGACGAGGCCAGCCCGCGCTCGTTCCGCGAGGTGGCGCTGGAGGCGGCCGGGCTGACCACGGACGACTTCGAGTCCAACGTGCTCGACGACACCACCATGCAGCAGCTGGCCATCAGCGGCCGGGCCGACTTCGTCGCGCCGGCGTCCGGGCCGAACATCGTCGCGCTGATCGCCGAGGGCTGGATCCCGCTGGTCAGCACCAGCGACATCGTCGAGCACGGCAACGCCGAGCAGCTGCTCACCGTCGTCGTCAACACCGGGCTGGCGGCCGAGGTCTCCTGGCTGCAGGCGAACCCGGAGACGGCGCTGCGGCTGGCGTCGGTCGGCTACCGGATCATCGACCTCAAGAAGACCGACCCCGAGGCGGCGGCGGGCATCCAGATCCCGTTCATCAACAGCATCGCCGGCACGTCGTTCACCATGGCCGACGCGGAGACGCTGGACCAGCGGATCGACCCGTTCTACTCGTTCGAGGAGCAGACCGAGTTCTTCCAGGACGAGTCGTCGCCGTTCTACTGGTCCAAGCCGATCGACGCGACGGTCGAGAGCCTGCGCGACGCGGGCCTGCTCACCGGCGAGCACGAGGCGTCCGACGTCTCGTGGGCCGACAGCACCTGGCTGACGCTGGACTCGCTGCGCGAGCAGAGCGGCGAGCTCATCGACGAACTGACGGCGGCGGGCGGCCTCACCGGCCAGGCGGCCGAACAGCTCGCCCGGGCGGAGGAGTTCTTCGCCGCCCGCAACTATCTGGACGCGTACCGCTTCGCCAACGCCGCGAAGCTCAACGCCTGA
- a CDS encoding alpha-ketoacid dehydrogenase subunit beta produces the protein MTTTVPAGRQLTFTEAMVEALEFAFAEDDGVFLMGEDVGVMGGVAGQTRGLHARYGDERILDTPISEAAFFGLAAGAAQRGLRPVVELMRVDFAGVVMDQIYNYIAKIGYCTGGRRRVPMTIMTQVGNPLRQGAVHAQTLYGTFAHIPGLRLVAPATSHDAKGLLRAAIRCDDPVVFFFHSSLLAIPYGLGVEEWTAVPVAEDDYEVPLGVARTIRPGDDVTVVSMSHTVHDCLRAASRLADDGISCDVVDLRTIVPLDVDHIVASVRRTGRLLVVDEDYAFAGLSAQIVASVLEAGVSLAVPPARVARAHVPIPYSLPLDDAVRPGVARIEAAARALVA, from the coding sequence ATGACCACCACCGTGCCGGCCGGACGGCAGCTCACCTTCACCGAGGCGATGGTCGAGGCGCTGGAGTTCGCCTTCGCCGAGGACGACGGCGTCTTCCTGATGGGCGAGGACGTCGGCGTCATGGGCGGGGTGGCGGGCCAGACCCGCGGCCTGCACGCGAGGTACGGCGACGAGCGCATCCTCGACACCCCGATCTCCGAGGCGGCCTTCTTCGGGCTGGCCGCCGGCGCCGCCCAGCGCGGGCTGCGGCCGGTGGTCGAGCTGATGCGGGTCGACTTCGCCGGCGTCGTGATGGACCAGATCTACAACTACATCGCCAAGATCGGCTACTGCACCGGCGGCCGGCGCCGGGTCCCGATGACGATCATGACGCAGGTCGGCAACCCGCTGCGGCAGGGCGCGGTGCACGCTCAGACGCTCTACGGCACCTTCGCGCACATCCCCGGCCTGCGTCTCGTCGCGCCCGCGACCAGCCACGACGCCAAGGGCCTGCTGCGGGCGGCGATCCGCTGCGACGACCCGGTGGTGTTCTTCTTCCACTCCAGCCTGCTGGCCATCCCGTATGGCCTGGGGGTGGAGGAGTGGACCGCGGTGCCGGTGGCCGAGGACGACTACGAGGTCCCGCTCGGCGTCGCGCGCACCATCCGCCCGGGCGACGACGTCACCGTCGTGTCGATGTCGCACACCGTGCACGACTGCCTGCGGGCCGCCAGCCGGCTGGCCGACGACGGCATCTCCTGCGACGTCGTCGACCTGCGCACCATCGTCCCGCTCGACGTCGACCACATCGTCGCCTCGGTGCGGCGCACCGGCCGGCTGCTGGTCGTCGACGAGGACTACGCCTTCGCCGGGCTGAGCGCCCAGATCGTCGCGTCCGTCCTGGAGGCGGGCGTGTCGCTGGCCGTGCCGCCGGCACGGGTCGCCCGGGCGCACGTGCCGATCCCGTACTCGCTGCCGCTCGACGACGCGGTGCGGCCCGGCGTCGCCCGCATCGAGGCCGCCGCCCGCGCGCTGGTGGCCTGA
- a CDS encoding SDR family oxidoreductase: protein MVLSTDGWVVVVSGAARGQGLSHAKAYAADGAHVVLLDAPSGLATVPYPVADEDDLAAAHAEVDAAGPGAVLSYAADVRDAGRVAEVLADAAGRLGGIDVAVANAGIFSFAPSTWELSPETWKECSDTILYGSWTLARAAIPHMLGRAGANLVFVGSVSAHKGIAATGHYVAAKHGVVGLMKTLAIELAPEGIRSNMISPTAANTTMATNPAMAECVHYQEGRGSNMSNLLPVGLIEPRDVTDAVLWISSDHARYVTGEVLKVDAGFTVR from the coding sequence ATGGTACTGAGCACTGACGGCTGGGTCGTGGTGGTCAGCGGGGCGGCCCGCGGCCAGGGCCTGAGCCACGCGAAGGCGTACGCCGCCGACGGCGCGCACGTCGTCCTGCTGGACGCGCCGTCGGGGCTGGCGACCGTCCCGTACCCCGTCGCCGACGAGGACGACCTCGCCGCGGCGCACGCGGAGGTCGACGCGGCCGGGCCGGGCGCCGTCCTCAGCTACGCCGCCGACGTCCGCGACGCCGGCCGGGTCGCCGAGGTGCTGGCCGACGCCGCCGGCCGCCTCGGCGGCATCGACGTCGCCGTCGCCAACGCGGGGATCTTCAGCTTCGCGCCGTCCACCTGGGAGCTGTCGCCCGAGACGTGGAAGGAGTGCAGCGACACCATCCTCTACGGCTCGTGGACGCTGGCCCGGGCGGCGATCCCGCACATGCTCGGCCGCGCCGGCGCCAACCTCGTGTTCGTCGGGTCGGTGTCGGCGCACAAGGGCATCGCCGCCACCGGCCACTACGTCGCTGCCAAGCACGGTGTCGTCGGGCTGATGAAGACGCTCGCGATCGAGTTGGCCCCGGAGGGCATCAGGTCGAACATGATCTCGCCGACGGCGGCGAACACCACGATGGCCACCAACCCGGCGATGGCCGAGTGCGTCCACTACCAGGAGGGCCGCGGCTCGAACATGTCCAACCTGCTGCCGGTCGGCCTGATCGAGCCGCGCGACGTCACCGACGCCGTGCTCTGGATCAGCTCCGACCACGCCCGCTACGTCACCGGCGAAGTCCTCAAGGTCGACGCCGGCTTCACCGTCCGCTGA
- a CDS encoding mycofactocin-coupled SDR family oxidoreductase: protein MSLSGKTFLITGGARGQGRAIALKAASLGARVAVVDVCHDVDTVPYALGTKDDLAETKRLVEELGSSCLTLAGDVRSQDDMDRAVAATVEEFGAVDVFCASAGVHSFVPFWEMTAEQWHTVLDINLTGVWHGARAVAPRMIERSSGAIIITSSVMGHETGKDLAHYAASKHGVLGLMKSIAYELGRYGIRCNAVLPSVVHTAMGENPETRKWIFGRDDATTQDYIEATKHWHLLPGRSGLPPSAIADAIVWLASDEACYITGVELPVDAGHLQLQGFNHEVVERDGEPVGPWY from the coding sequence ATGAGCCTGTCCGGCAAGACCTTCCTGATCACCGGGGGAGCCCGCGGCCAGGGCCGCGCGATCGCCCTGAAGGCGGCGTCGCTCGGCGCGCGGGTCGCCGTCGTCGACGTCTGCCACGACGTCGACACCGTCCCGTACGCGCTGGGCACGAAGGACGACCTCGCCGAGACCAAGCGGCTGGTGGAGGAGCTCGGCTCGTCCTGCCTGACGCTGGCCGGCGACGTCCGCTCGCAGGACGACATGGACCGCGCCGTCGCCGCCACCGTCGAGGAGTTCGGCGCCGTCGACGTGTTCTGCGCCAGCGCCGGCGTGCACAGCTTCGTGCCGTTCTGGGAGATGACCGCGGAGCAGTGGCACACCGTGCTCGACATCAACCTCACCGGTGTCTGGCACGGCGCCCGGGCGGTCGCACCGCGGATGATCGAGCGGTCCAGCGGCGCGATCATCATCACGTCGTCGGTGATGGGCCACGAGACCGGCAAGGACCTCGCCCACTACGCGGCGTCCAAGCACGGCGTGCTCGGGCTGATGAAGAGCATCGCCTACGAGCTGGGCCGCTACGGCATCCGCTGCAACGCCGTCCTGCCCAGCGTCGTGCACACCGCGATGGGCGAGAACCCGGAGACCCGCAAGTGGATCTTCGGCCGCGACGACGCCACCACCCAGGACTACATCGAGGCGACGAAACACTGGCACCTGCTGCCGGGCCGGTCCGGCCTGCCGCCGAGCGCGATCGCCGACGCGATCGTCTGGCTGGCCTCGGACGAGGCCTGCTACATCACCGGCGTCGAGCTGCCGGTGGACGCCGGGCACCTGCAGCTGCAGGGCTTCAACCACGAGGTCGTCGAGCGCGACGGGGAGCCGGTCGGACCATGGTACTGA
- a CDS encoding thiamine pyrophosphate-dependent dehydrogenase E1 component subunit alpha, translating to MTIDDDRRRGVLATMIAARAFEDGLGAEFAKQRAHAKGAFGGRNGAFEDHSLEFRIPIQGNIELSTGQEAGPAALCSWLTADDYAAGTHRSHSLAVAKGVAWRPMLAEIYGRATGLCGGRGGDFMLNDPAVNFENSAIMAQLTAVALGHAFAHRRGGTGGVAAAVIGDGASNQGVVHESMNLAALWRLPVLFVIEDNGYAISTPRRRSSPVGDLSVRASAYGMPGASVDDSDVDALIETFGTAVARARAGDGPSLVVVRTHRLRGAFEGDNQSYRPAGELDDETAADGLPAYAARLLAAGVVTEEWLDETRAAAAAAFDDALRFAESSPFPDAAHALEGLFA from the coding sequence GTGACGATCGACGACGACCGGCGCCGTGGCGTCCTGGCGACCATGATCGCCGCGCGCGCGTTCGAGGACGGGCTCGGCGCCGAGTTCGCGAAGCAGCGCGCCCACGCCAAGGGCGCCTTCGGCGGGCGCAACGGCGCCTTCGAGGACCACAGCCTGGAGTTCCGCATCCCCATCCAGGGCAACATCGAGCTGTCCACCGGGCAGGAGGCGGGGCCGGCCGCGCTGTGCAGCTGGCTCACCGCCGACGACTACGCGGCCGGGACGCACCGGTCGCACTCGCTGGCGGTCGCGAAGGGCGTGGCGTGGCGGCCGATGCTGGCCGAGATCTACGGCCGCGCCACCGGGCTGTGCGGCGGCCGCGGCGGCGACTTCATGCTCAACGACCCGGCGGTGAACTTCGAGAACAGCGCGATCATGGCGCAGCTGACCGCCGTCGCCCTGGGGCACGCGTTCGCGCACCGGCGCGGCGGCACCGGCGGGGTGGCCGCGGCGGTCATCGGCGACGGCGCCAGCAACCAGGGCGTCGTGCACGAGTCGATGAACCTCGCCGCGCTCTGGCGGCTGCCGGTGCTGTTCGTCATCGAGGACAACGGCTACGCCATCAGCACGCCGCGGCGCCGGTCCAGCCCGGTCGGCGACCTCAGCGTCCGGGCCAGCGCCTACGGCATGCCCGGCGCCTCGGTCGACGACTCCGACGTCGACGCGCTGATCGAGACGTTCGGCACGGCGGTGGCCCGGGCCCGCGCCGGCGACGGGCCCAGCCTCGTCGTCGTCCGCACCCACCGGCTGCGCGGCGCGTTCGAGGGCGACAACCAGTCGTACCGTCCGGCCGGCGAGCTCGACGACGAGACCGCGGCGGACGGCCTGCCGGCCTACGCCGCGCGGCTGCTGGCCGCGGGCGTCGTCACCGAGGAGTGGCTGGACGAGACCCGGGCCGCGGCGGCCGCCGCCTTCGACGACGCGCTGCGCTTCGCCGAGTCCTCGCCGTTCCCCGATGCCGCGCACGCGCTGGAAGGACTGTTCGCATGA